In Antechinus flavipes isolate AdamAnt ecotype Samford, QLD, Australia chromosome 3, AdamAnt_v2, whole genome shotgun sequence, a genomic segment contains:
- the LRRC47 gene encoding leucine-rich repeat-containing protein 47 codes for MAAAVAEAPEPWPEVDLVEREQRRELLLTGPALEDRVRAAGGRLPPRVFSLSLLHSLEVCGCASLREPGPGLARGLPRLRSLVLRGNALGPALNPELGPLPALRVLDLSGNALEELPPGSGLGPAEPPALPQLQSLNLSANRLRALPAELARCAPRLQSLNVARNRLSALPAELFALQLLSELAAADNELQELSPAVAGLPALKTLDLANNQLSEIPGELADCPKLKEINFKGNKLKDKRLEKMVNGCQPKSILEYLRVGGRGKGRGKTDGSEKEESRRKKRERKQKKETCEGEEEEVEEVNKLLIRILHVSENPTSLTVKVNPVVKDVRPYIVCAVVKGMNLRPGNALKRFLSMQTKLHEDICEKRTAATIATHDLKLIKGPLLYGAQSPQELKIVPLGRKEIKAKDLVRQLQLEAEEQRKQKKRQNVSGLHRYLHLLDGKEFYPCLVDADNVVISFPPITNSEKTKIKTTTSDLFLEVTSATSLQICKDIMDTLILKMAELNKFTSENKEEQSLSDTEADGVSSPFNLKSDQNAEKDGNSPLIVEQVRVVDMEGSLKVLYPSKTDLDITASHITIIR; via the exons ATGGCGGCGGCGGTGGCCGAAGCGCCGGAGCCGTGGCCGGAGGTGGACCTGGTGGAGCGCGAGCAACGTCGGGAGCTGTTGCTGACGGGTCCGGCGCTGGAAGACCGCGTGCGGGCGGCGGGAGGGCGGCTGCCGCCGCGCGTATTCTCGCTGTCGCTACTGCACTCCCTCGAGGTGTGCGGCTGCGCGAGCCTGCGCGAGCCGGGCCCGGGACTGGCGCGCGGTCTCCCGCGCCTGCGTAGCCTCGTGCTGCGCGGCAACGCGCTGGGGCCCGCGCTCAACCCAGAGCTGGGCCCGCTGCCCGCGCTGCGCGTGCTCGACCTATCCGGGAACGCGCTGGAGGAGCTGCCGCCAGGCAGCGGCCTGGGCCCCGCCGAGCCCCCGGCTTTGCCGCAGCTGCAGAGCCTCAACCTGAGCGCCAACCGGCTGCGCGCGCTCCCGGCCGAGCTGGCGCGCTGCGCGCCGCGGCTGCAGAGTCTCAACGTGGCGCGGAACCGCCTGAGCGCGCTCCCGGCCGAGCTCTTCGCGCTGCAGCTGCTCAGCGAGCTGGCGGCTGCCGACAACGAGCTACAGGAGCTCAGCCCGGCCGTGGCGGGGCTGCCGGCGCTCAAG ACTTTGGATCTGGCTAACAATCAGTTAAGTGAAATTCCTGGGGAACTTGCTGACTGTCCAAAGCTCAAGGAGATCAATTTCAAAGGGAACAAACTGAAAGATAAACGCCTGGAGAAAATGGTGAATGGTTGCCAACCCAAATCCATCCTGGAGTATCTACGAGTTGGGGGACGAGGCAAAGGAAGGGGCAAGACTGACGGctctgaaaaagaagaaagcaggaggaaaaaaagggagcgAAAGCAGAAAAAGGAGACCTGCGAGGGCGAAGAGGAAGAAGTAGAGGAAGTGAACAAGCTTCTCATCAGAATTCTGCACGTTTCTGAAAATCCCACTTCTCTGACTGTAAAAGTAAACCCAGTGGTGAAAGATGTCCGGCCCTACATAGTGTGCGCTGTAGTCAAAGGAATGAACTTGAGACCAGGAAATGCTCTGAAGCGATTCCTCTCAATGCAG ACCAAGCTCCACGAAGACATCTGTGAGAAAAGAACGGCAGCGACGATAGCAACCCATGACCTTAAGCTGATCAAAGGTCCTCTGCTGTATGGAGCACAGTCTCCCCAAGAACTAAAG ATTGTCCCCTTAGGACGGAAGGAGATCAAAGCAAAGGACCTTGTCCGACAATTACAACTGGAAGCTGAGgagcaaagaaagcaaaagaaaaggcaaaatgtCTCAGGTTTGCACAG ATATCTTCATTTATTAGATGGAAAAGAATTCTACCCTTGTCTAGTAGATGCAGATAATGTGGTTATTTCTTTCCCACCAATAACAAACAGTGAGAAGACAAAG ATTAAAACAACAACCTCTGATTTATTTCTGGAAGTGACAAGTGCTACCAGTCTGCAAATCTGCAAAGATATCATGGACACTCTCATTTTG AAAATGGCTGAACTCAACAAATTCACTTCAGAAAATAAAGAGGAACAGTCCCTCTCTGATACAGAAGCTGATGGTGTTTCAAGCCCCTTCAATCTCAAATCTGATCAGAATGCTGAAAAAGATGGCAACTCTCCATTAATCGTGGAGCAAGTTCGGGTCGTAGACATGGAAGGGAGCTTAAAAGTTTTGTATCCTTCTAAAACAGATCTGGACATAACTGCTTCCCATATAACAATCATCCGTTGA
- the SMIM1 gene encoding small integral membrane protein 1: MEAQESAVQYSRWSNSQDEVSMNVSASESSGCERIYTKLCTGKLGIALKLVGGIILFWVIFIIGYVTGYYVHKCK, translated from the exons ATGGAAGCCCAGGAGAGTGCTGTCCAGTACAGCCGATGGAGCAACAGCCAGGATGAGGTCAGCATGAACGTGTCCGCCTCGGAGAGCTCGGGCTGTGAGCG GATCTACACCAAGCTGTGCACCGGGAAGCTGGGCATTGCCCTGAAGTTGGTAGGCGGAATCATTCTGTTCTGGGTCATCTTCATCATCGGCTATGTCACCGGCTACTACGTCCACAAGTGCAAGTAG